CAGATGATTGGCTGTCAGACCTCTCAGCTTTTCTGGCGCTGGTCTTTATCCAGTGCACAGGTCTGTTTAAGCCTTGTGAAGATGCTGGCTTGCAGCAGTGACAGTTATAGCTCAGTTATTaagtagtttgtgtgtgttctggtTATAACTGAATAGTTGTGAAGCGTTTAGTGATTTATTATGCGTGGAAGTAATGATTGTTTCAGTTATTATTTATCGTGGAGAATATTGGGTCAATTGATCAACCAATCCTTGGTATATTAAATGATGAGAGTAGGAAAATATGATGTAAAATGACACAACCGTATGGGATTTCTTCACAACCTCAAATATTTTTCTTAGCACACATAAGAAACGGAGAAAAATCCAAATATTAGAGAAACTGAAACTagctatttttttattatatatttagctcaaaaatataaatgaaaacatgttgtTTGTTCGACTCGCCCATAGACACGTTGTAAAAAGCCATCGGGTCTTTGTCACAAGCAATTAGTCGGGATGCTGGTTTGGTTGTGTGACCCCCACGCCCCACTCTGTGATGCTGCAAGGCCATCATGAGGATTTGTCCTGGTGTGTGTAAGCCTGTCACTGCTAATAAAGACACTACCCTCATTAATGCTGTTTGTCCTTTTCTTCCCTCCAGTCAGAAATTGGATTTGGGAAGCTGGAGACCTACATCAAACTGGACAAACTGGGGGAGGTATGTGGCACAGTTTACCTTGAAAGCCTTTCCTTATCACCCCAGGTGCAAACGTTCTCATAGTGAGTGATTAAAGTGCACACAGGCACAGTTGTGGAGTTTACTTTTAACCTGAAAcactgaaccccccccccccttcttttcCTGCTGTATAGGGCACGTATGCTACTGTGTACAAGGGGCGGAGTAAGCTGACAGACAACCTCGTGGCGCTGAAAGAGATCAGACTGGAGCATGAAGAAGGAGCACCGTGCACGGCTATCCGAGAAGGTACAAAAGATTTTAGCCACAGAACGCTATTTGGTCACCAAGCAGTCAAATATAAGTGCTTGAACTTTTTTTACTTATATAAGCTGATTTGTTTTACGTTGAACAGTGACGTTTGAACATCTGCAGCAAGATGGAGTGCAAAAAACAACTTAGTTAACTGAAATAGAAAAGCAGATTTTAGAATAAATGCTCCTAGAAAACAACctcaaatacaaacatacaggtCGTGCCTGTAGGTGGTCAGGTCTGTAAATATATCCCAGCACGAGCAGACACTGGTAGATTTGGAATTTTGTGGAATTTTTACACAAGCCGAGTctgcacataacagacaacttagcaaggaccgattttaaattgtatctttatcCACTTAGTTACACTTAGATATTAGCTAAAGATTACACAGTTTAACATGcttgaaataatatttttgcaccaacaaggtgattcccaaagagctattagcctaAAACTCTTTATGTGGTGTGCAGTGTGATTAAAacaaatttgaggaaactgcaCAAGTGATTGACAAACGAAGTGATAGACCTAAAAAAATGTGTCTGCAACAGATGAACTCAATTTTGAAGTCatatccttaagaaataggaaaacagtccagcaaagacctgtcacatgacctgagagatgcatctggccctgcTTGTTGtttgctgaagcctcatcagacgTGGTCTCAGTGGACGGAGAGCTATCAAGAAGCTATTTGTCAAGAAGAAGAATAGTGAGAAAATGCTGTGGCATGCCACATTACACAAGAAGTGAACTGAAAATCACTGACTTACACGTCGTACGAAGTGATGAAaccaaatttgacatttttggttcaaGTCGTTGTCAGTATGTACAGAGAAGGTCAGGAGTGTCTGcatccatctgtaaaacacactgGAGACGCTGCCATGAATCAGGGCTGCGTTTCAGACAGCGATGTTGGAGAGCTTGTCAAAATTGGTGAAATTACGAATGCAAATAAAGTCCGATTTTGATCGTGCAGTGCCTGACTGGCAGTGTTTGTTTCTGCCAGTGCAGTGAAAGCATACCTGGACAGAAAATCACACAACGCGACACTTAGTCACAGACTGACCTCGGCTTTATTCAAGCATTGACAAAGAATTGAATacaaggcagccaacatccaaagaagagctttggatgTCTTTCAGAAAGAACGTTTCCTGAAGATTACTTACAATTCTACAAACTTTCTTTATGCCTTATACGCCTCATTTCCATTTATACTTTTAATAAATCGTTGCACCTATTTTCCAGTTTCCTaccaaatgtaaagaaatgagccGTGGCTTAAGAGTTTTGCAAAACACTGTATTTCAGTGTCATCTTCTGGCAGCTTGAGTAAATTCAGTTTGCGCTCACTGACggtgctttgtgtttttttagatggataaatgtatttattcaagTTTCTTCATCACCAGGTTTAGCACGTTTCACAAAAAAACGTTGAGTTTGTCATCTTTGAGAGTCTATATGGATCCTTCACTGGGGTTGAACTGGaggcattttcttcttttattttgcagttttatgcGACCTTATATGGAGAGCGGTGTTGGCAGCACACTCTTGTTTTGAGACTTTGTTGATTAATTTGAGCCAGATAAGCTTTCTTTGTAAGTCTCAGACATTTTTGTAAGATTGAAGGATTTATAAATAAACCTCTCTTGGCTTAATCAGCGTGAACACAGAGGCATCAGAGCAAGAAGTAAAGCAAATGTTGGTTAATGTTACTTTGAGAGAATAAAAAATAAGCTGAGTGTAATCACACCCTTGCTGTAACAGctgtcgtcttcttcttcttcttctttttttctgcgtGTGTGTTCTTAGTGTCTCTACTGAAGGACCTGAAGCACGGCAACATCGTGACGCTGCACGACATCGTCCACACAGACAAGTCGCTCACACTGGTGTTTGAATACCTGGTGAGACCAGCAAAACCTCTGCAGCCTCCCTCCTGCATGACTCACGATGTTCTCTGCAGGGATGCTTAGATTAAAATATTTGACGTTATTATTATTCATGACTCTGTGCGGAGTATGAAGGCTTACCAACTGTTGCAGTTTGTGTGCCTGTAGCGTCCCCGCTCTAACGCCCTTCCTCTCTTCTAGGACAAAGACCTTAAGCAGTACATGGATGACTGTGGGAACATCCTGAGCATGCAGAATGTCAAGGTGAGACTCCGCAGGCTGCCTGCTGGCCTGAGCACCTTCATCACCTGTCAAGAGTTTGTAGCTGCTGGTGTGGGTGCAAGAAGCATTGTCAGTGTGCCCCCTGGTGGAGAAGTGTAGACCCAAGGGGATAAGTAAAATGGGCTGCTGCAACCTTCTTTAAACATCCCTGTTTTTAGAGTATTTAATTAAAGAATTTCATTCATGATTGTGCATCTGCAATATATTACTTTGCTGAAcaccactgttttttttaactctttatttTAGAGTTTTTAGTTcatggacagaaaaaaaaacaaccccaactaagcatacatatatatttggGTCCATATAATTTTACTTGATGTATTATGAAGTCTCGCACTTTTAAGTAAAGCGAGCTTAGGCTAAAGGTCATCTGTTCCATCGCATagataatactgatggtgcggATCCATCGTTTGAGGCCTGGTGATTCTGGTTTTTGTgaatttttttctaattgttttCTTCCTGGCTAACAGTAATTTCAGTTACCAGTCGCTTTTTTTTGTTAACCACATCCTCATTAAGTAGACAGAAATACAAGACCTCAGTACTGTTGGTGATCTCGTATCAGCGCGTCGTATTTTGGCACATGACcaaaatgtgtgtgagtgattaGCCTCCAACTTCCCACACGCAGCAAGGCTCGATCACCACTATTTTATAATAACTTTATCAACACGATCATATGTACTGATCGAGAAAATCTCTTCCTTTAGATTTTCCTCTTCCAGATCCTGCGAGGCTTGGCCTACTGTCACAGGCGGAAAGTtctccacagagacctgaagcCCCAAAATCTGCTCATCAATGACAGAGGAGAACTAAAACTGGCTGACTTTGGTAAAAAATCAGTACATTACATTAAAATGTTTCTACAgagcaaatttttttttttggagtatTCTAAATAGCTTCCTTTGTATGAATTTCATGACATTTTTCCAATATGTCCATATTTCTGCTCCACAGGCCTGGCGAGGGCGAAGTCTGTGCCCACTAAAACGTACTCTAACGAGGTGGTAACTCTTTGGTATCGGCCCCCTGACGTGCTGCTCGGCTCCTCCGAGTACTCCACACAGATCGACATGTGGTGAGTGGGCCTCGCTCGACGGGGGGGATTGCAACTATTAGGAAACGCTAACGATGCTCGTGGTTACTCTCTTATTTCCGTATGGCTGCACAGCGACGGCGCAGGCCGATGCGATCCTCTCAGATTGGTTTTCTGTCGTGAAATTGCCACTTCAGTGATTTGTGGAACGGGCAGAGGTGTCTGGAGCTCATTTCGTTTAGTTTGCGCCCTTATTAGCGCGCAGGTGTAAAGAGACTTTGCTGCTGATGGACACAGCCTCGCTGTTAAGACAATGCAGCTGTAAATGGTTTCTCCGATCTCCAATTGAGAGAAACATCAGGGTTGGTTTAGAGATGGAACACCTGTTGAGTCAGGCTGCTGTTTAAGCTTCAGTCAGACGCATCTTTGTGACCTTTCCCACCTGTttgtgtcattctgtcagggGTGTGGGCTGTATATTCTATGAGATGGCTGCAGGCAGGCCGCTGTTCCCAGGCTCCACAGTGGAGGATGAGCTGCACCTCATCTTCAGGCTGCTAGGTGAGTGCTGCCCTCTGCTGACAGAGGAGCGTTCAGCCTTTTAACCAGAGCCTTTAATCGCATTAACCCTGGCATGTAGCCCCGTCCCCCCTCCGCGGCGCCATGAAAAAGCCCCATCCAGCTGACGCGGGCTCTAACAAGGTCTATTAAATGTCCCTCCACAGGCACTCCTACAGAAGACAGCTGGCCTGGAATATCCTCCATTGATGAGTTCAAGTCCTACAAGTTCCACAAGTACAAGGCACAGTCCCTCATTAATCATGCCCCCAGGTAAGCCTGatacttttttctctcattttatctTAATAACTTTACTTCTACACCAGATGCAACATGTCCCAGCTTAGGCTGTGTTGCTGCTGGTTGTTTCAGGTATTTATGGAGCAGTTATATAAACCTTACCGTTACCCCTCCATTCACCTCTCTTGCCTGGTTGTCTGATGACTGGAGGTGGAAAAGTGTTTCTTGTGACACAAATATAAGAGGAGAGCTTGTAAGCAGAGCTGTTTTAGCTTTTAGTTAGACATGAGTGTTGGAGGTTTGTGTAGTTAGGAGCGTGTGCTCTTTATCATTTCCTGTAAGGAAATCCTGTGGAATAGTTGACTCTGTTTGACTTCCTTAACACTCGCCTCTATCCATGAGTCAGCCCACCTTtactgaccccccccccccatccctcctgttcttttttccacctCCAAACTCTTGtcccacccctcccccacacCTACAGGTTGGACAATGATGGAATCGACCTGCTGATGTCATTCCTAAAGGTAAGTCTCGCAATATCTGCCAGGAATTAAAGAGACGCTAAAAACATGTGACACATTTTGCAGCTATGTCAGGACTGTGTATTTGGAAAGAAGCGCACGAAGGCGTGCCAACACATTCGCATGCGACCGCAGGCTGCTGAGCCAGttcttttgttgttctttaatgGCTGAAACTTTTGTTGCCCTAAATTTCAGTATGAATCGAAGAAGAGGATCTCTGCTGATGAAGCAATGAGGCAGCCATACTTCAGGAGCCTGGGGCCACGTGTGCACACGCTGCCAGAGAGTGAGTAATGAAACGGTGATACAGTAATGCAGACTTGGCACCATCCGCTCAGTACAACTTGAAGGGTATTGCAGTGTACAGAGAGGATCACTTACAGCCTTGTAACAGAAAcactgtcttcttcttctgttgcaCTGACTGACTGTGTCTTTGGCAGCCGTATCCATATTCACACTGAAGGAGGTGCAGCTGCAGAGAGATCCCGGCTATCGGAACTCATCATACCCCGAATCAGGTGAGGAATAAAGAATCGAGAAGAGGGGAAGTGGGAAGCACAGAAACCGAGTGAGCGAAAAGAGACAAGTGCAAGCGTAGGTTTTTGTAGTACGGCCCACTCAATTGGCCAAATAGACACAGCTCATGGAGGAAGCTGAGATACTTTAACATAATTGCCACAATCTGCATAAACTCATTATGAGGATTAACTATATTAAACCGCCATAGTGCCACATGTATAATTAAACATGTGCTCGTAAATTTTGTTACATTCTACTTCCTGAAATTTCATGCTGTCCTTCAAAGACTGATGCTcacatgtaaattaaaaaaaccaaaccactGTATTTGTAACATTTGTACACTGTAAACAACTAGTGCAAAGATCTATGAAGGATCATGAAATGTGAACACATACAGGCTAACAAAGGCTCAAGTTGTAGCCCACATTACACTTCCTGTTTATGACCGCAGAGCACCTGGAACCTGGCGATTTATACAACCAAAGCAGGGATGTCACGATAACggtgatatttaaaaatgaaatgtgtaTACCATTGTTTATTCCTTCGTGGGCAAACCCACCGAACAGGTTAAATAGCAGTCACTGTGATAAGTAAGTTACTTTTTAACCTTGTTATTTGGATTGATTTACTCCAATTTGCTTATCAAATGGCCCGGAATAGTTGGAaaatgcagatttctgtcatttaaaataGCTGAATCGATATTTAAagactttatttttctgtttcccaTCAGGCAATGGAAAAAGCAGAAGACAAAGCATGCTGTTTTAAAATCTCTGGACTGGATACAGTTATTTGGGAACGATATACTGGCTGTACAGTCTTGCCGCTGGATCAGAACGCGGAGATGAGAGTTGGCGTGGAATGTCGTAGTCACCTTCAGTCCCcctccagaattttttttttttttttttggcgagGTGGGGGGGCTTTCCACGGTCTGACCCCGTCCCAAGTTTAGTCTGAAACTGGCTCCAGAGAGACATTTGTACACTGTACATCTATATTTATTGACAAGTGAATTTGCTGCTAAATCCAACTACTGTCTAGAATTCTAACAGGCTCAGTCACTTTAATGAGAACATGCAATGTGTATAGATTTTTTTGAAGTgggtgatatattttttttgtcttttttttttttatttttattggtcGTCGTTTCCATTTTCATACATTAAAACTCCACCTCGAAGCTCCTGGACGACGTGTGGGTGTGTGAGGCACACAGACGGAGGGAGGTTTCTGTAGCAGCTCAAAGGGGTTTCATATTCTTGTCTCTGTTGCCATGGTGCTGTACTCAGCTGCACAAATCACATGTGACCATTTACTCTGAAGGTTTTTCCGAGGCCAGCTTTGATATAATAACTAATCATTTTATCCCAGCCGAAGATTAATGtgaaatttcttttttgttgttgttgttgttgacgaCATTATGTTTTTGCACACAAAACTTGGTAGatctgtgcatttaaaacaaacaacttgCTGGCATATCATTCCAGGGATGCTCCGGTCTCTGACGTGACCAATGAACAAATGCAGTAGAGAGAGGAGGGAAAGAGCAACACAGATTGTCAACTAGGGCATTACAGGAATAGTTACACCTACGAAATACACTGATCACCCTCCTGTCCTCGTTCTTTCTCCACTCTTACAAAGAGGAGCTGCAAAAATGAGCTCCCACTGTTGGAATCTGCAGTGCCCTGTTTGTGTATTGTCCATGGTTTACCTGTCTGCCATTCCCATCTCCCTCATCTGTAAAagtagatctttttttttttcctcctctgtcaTTGTGGTGCATGCCTGCTCTTTTCTATGAGGAAGCACACAACAGCCACCGAACCCCTAATTCAGGAAGCGTTAGCTATAGTCCTGCCCTTATTTAACAGTGTTACAAGACATGTTTTGTATGATATTCTTtatttgtgaataatttttgtTGGTGTGGGATTTCATTGCAGATGCCCTCccatatttcagttttttttccagagtaaagaaaaattaaatctaAAGGTTTAAAAccaaaagtgtttgtttttgtttgtttcagctgcTCTACAAAGTTTCAACTCTGTTTAAGCATTCAATGCTTTGTTTATTGAAAATGACATTCttcacaatacaaaaaaaaaatatacagaataCATATTGTATTACCAAGTCCAgtataaaaaaacccaaaaaaaaacaagaacgtAAGTGTTACAAggttttcattcatttgaaaTCTCGTCTTCATTAAAAGATtttgaaataaagtgaaaacaaaaacaggacaacAAGGCACAGCCGGTACTATCTGAGAAGCATAGTGCATACGTTACATACAATACCACGTTAAGTGAAACGATCAGTTTCACATTGTTAACAAGTagacttgtttctttttttattttcttttttctaaagaTTAAAAGAACCAGGCTCTGCGCAGGCTGAGCGGCTGGTTAGCCTTTCGCAGCTGCGCTTCTGTCCGTCGCGGACAGGCTGGTGTAGAAACGTGCTGTTCTTTATCATAAAGAGGCCAGATGTCTCTGAGACATCGTGGCGTATGGCTTTTACCAAGTGCTTTCAACCACTCAGAATCTGAAGCAAgtcaagtgcaaaaaaaaagagaaaaaaaaaaaggtgaggtCACATAactgtctctgcttttctgaGACAAAATCTGACATCATGAATAAGAgatcgctgctgctgctgctgctgctgattatTATGATGAGAAACTTTCAACAAGAGAACGATGAATTTGCGGCATTTTCCACAGATCCTGGATCAGGATTTGTGAGTGGTGGGAGACAGGAGCAGGGAGGAGGGTGTTCCTTCCAGGTTTGGCAGGGGGACAGGCATGTGTCCGTTGATTAGGCTGGGGAACtgcagaggaagagaaagggACAGAGTTAGTGGGGAGGGGATGGAGTCTCTATGAAAACCGCTTTCCGGTAAGGAACTGTTGCATTGTCACTgctctggtttcctgttttgttttttgtttttttaattcattgtgCCGCTTCCTTcttgtctctctcccctccaacTCTACAACAGAAGTCGTCTTATTTACGCACAATGAATCCggtataatgtgtgtgtgtgtgtttcataaaTGAGGAGCAGCTCTCAAACCAGTCCACCCTGTTCAGACTGGCTCCCCTGGGCTCAAACAGGAAGTATTCACAGGatttcctctccctctcacaAGCTCTGAAACAGGACACCTCTGCAGGACCTGCTTACTGAGTCTCAACTAGTTTCACAACCCTTTGTGACTGCTGCTTTGCAaataacactcacacacacacaaaaaaagttttcttgCTTCCTGTTAGCTTCCTGGTAAATACTTGCATAACATTTGGGCAGCATTAGAAATCATTTAATAAAAAGTTTGGTTCACCTAGCTCACATAATCGCCCTCTCTAAAAGCTTTTCCTGCCCTGGTCTtctgctctcttttcttttatcaaCCGCTGGAAACAATGAGGCTTTTGCAGAAGCACTAATTTGGCCCCAGCAGCCTCTCCAACTTCCTCCTCTGCTTAAAGCGCTACCAGTAAATAATCCTTTGAGTACACCCTCTATTCTCATCTCCTGCTATTTTTGTCCCTCTGTCTTCCGCTACACCTGTATGTGTTTCTTACCTGAAAGAGGGAGCTGTGGCCCTGCAGCCGGGCGGGGCTGAGCGGAGCGACTGGGCTCAGGCTGCTCCAGAAGTGGATGCCTGACAACAGCGGACTGTGAGCCAGCAGCAAACCCGAGGGAGTCTGACgggtggggggaaaaacacacaGGGAGGGAGGCTTTATATAAATGAGAGAAACTAGTGGggacaaaattaaaaacaaaactcacaaCCAGCGGATTGAGAATGTTGCTCTGAGGGTTTTGCTAATGCACAACATGCTGAAAATGGTGAACGGACATGTATCAGCGTTTGGAAAAACAAACTGACGAAGCAGGAAGGAAGTCTGTGGTTTCTACTCCCGAATACAGGGGTgatgtgagggggggggggggggggcagtggtCGTCAAGCACTTGGAACTAGAGAGAAAACATATGAAATCaatttctccctccctccctccttccgtCTCCCCTAGTCTtctccccccctcctcccctaCTTTCCCCTGTGTCACCTCAGAGAAGTGAGCCAGTGTTGCGAGGGGACCCAGCCCTGCTGCTCGAGTATTAACGGAATTATTGGAGCATATGGCATCGCTTAGGGCCTCTTCCCCTCCTCTCGCAGGTTGGACTCACCGAAGATTTGCGTAAATCGCTCGCTCTCCTCTGATCTCATCGTACGCAGCCCTTGTCAGCGGGCGGTGTGAGCGTAGCTCCGAAGTCTTCCTCGACGCACGGACGAACCCCTCTCTGATGTGGCGCtcgttt
This Astatotilapia calliptera chromosome 7, fAstCal1.2, whole genome shotgun sequence DNA region includes the following protein-coding sequences:
- the LOC113026555 gene encoding cyclin-dependent kinase 17-like isoform X2, which encodes MKRFRRRLSQTLRGSHTIDESLSELAEQITIEENGLKDSEPIVRNGRPPSAHSVHSFLHQYTGSFKKPPLRRPQSVIGGGLGSLMVMPRNGSRLDIVHENLKMGSDGESDQASGTSSDEVQSPTGVCLRNRGNRRISAEDLNKRLSLPADIRIPDGYLEKFQMSSPPFDQPLSRRSRRASLSEIGFGKLETYIKLDKLGEGTYATVYKGRSKLTDNLVALKEIRLEHEEGAPCTAIREVSLLKDLKHGNIVTLHDIVHTDKSLTLVFEYLDKDLKQYMDDCGNILSMQNVKIFLFQILRGLAYCHRRKVLHRDLKPQNLLINDRGELKLADFGLARAKSVPTKTYSNEVVTLWYRPPDVLLGSSEYSTQIDMWGVGCIFYEMAAGRPLFPGSTVEDELHLIFRLLGTPTEDSWPGISSIDEFKSYKFHKYKAQSLINHAPRLDNDGIDLLMSFLKYESKKRISADEAMRQPYFRSLGPRVHTLPETVSIFTLKEVQLQRDPGYRNSSYPESGNGKSRRQSMLF
- the LOC113026555 gene encoding cyclin-dependent kinase 17-like isoform X1, with protein sequence MKRFRRRLSQTLRGSHTIDESLSELAEQITIEENGLKDSAEPIVRNGRPPSAHSVHSFLHQYTGSFKKPPLRRPQSVIGGGLGSLMVMPRNGSRLDIVHENLKMGSDGESDQASGTSSDEVQSPTGVCLRNRGNRRISAEDLNKRLSLPADIRIPDGYLEKFQMSSPPFDQPLSRRSRRASLSEIGFGKLETYIKLDKLGEGTYATVYKGRSKLTDNLVALKEIRLEHEEGAPCTAIREVSLLKDLKHGNIVTLHDIVHTDKSLTLVFEYLDKDLKQYMDDCGNILSMQNVKIFLFQILRGLAYCHRRKVLHRDLKPQNLLINDRGELKLADFGLARAKSVPTKTYSNEVVTLWYRPPDVLLGSSEYSTQIDMWGVGCIFYEMAAGRPLFPGSTVEDELHLIFRLLGTPTEDSWPGISSIDEFKSYKFHKYKAQSLINHAPRLDNDGIDLLMSFLKYESKKRISADEAMRQPYFRSLGPRVHTLPETVSIFTLKEVQLQRDPGYRNSSYPESGNGKSRRQSMLF